Proteins co-encoded in one Parascardovia denticolens DSM 10105 = JCM 12538 genomic window:
- a CDS encoding uracil-DNA glycosylase, which yields MTKVKGMEPIRKPLSEIMDPSWATALEPVEGDIRRMGDFLRAEHASHHPTLPSSNNIFRAFQLPLDQVKVLIVGQDPYPTPGHPVGLSFCVAPDVDPIPASLRNIYQEMMDDLGLPRPSNGDLTPWVVQGVMLLNRSLTVRAGAPNSHQGKGWEKITEQAIKALNSRHDESGRPLPLVAILWGRNAQSLESLLTNAKIIKSPHPSPLSASRGFFGSRPFSRTNAYLEEMGTSPIDWRLP from the coding sequence ATGACTAAAGTGAAAGGCATGGAACCAATTCGGAAACCACTGTCAGAAATCATGGACCCCTCCTGGGCCACCGCCCTGGAACCTGTGGAGGGAGATATCCGTCGCATGGGGGATTTTCTGCGCGCGGAACACGCTTCCCACCACCCCACCCTGCCTTCGAGCAACAATATCTTCCGCGCCTTCCAGCTCCCTCTTGACCAAGTGAAAGTCCTCATCGTGGGGCAAGACCCCTATCCCACGCCCGGTCATCCAGTGGGACTGAGTTTTTGCGTCGCCCCTGACGTCGATCCCATTCCCGCCAGCCTGCGGAACATCTATCAGGAGATGATGGATGACCTGGGGCTTCCCCGTCCCTCCAACGGCGACTTGACACCTTGGGTCGTTCAAGGGGTCATGCTTCTGAACAGGTCCCTGACCGTACGCGCCGGAGCGCCGAACAGTCATCAAGGCAAAGGTTGGGAGAAAATCACCGAACAGGCGATCAAGGCTCTGAATTCGCGTCATGACGAAAGCGGCCGGCCCCTGCCTCTCGTCGCCATCCTTTGGGGACGGAACGCCCAATCCCTCGAGAGCCTTCTGACGAATGCGAAAATCATCAAATCCCCTCATCCCAGTCCTCTCTCTGCCAGCAGGGGATTCTTTGGGTCGCGGCCTTTCTCCAGGACGAACGCCTATTTGGAAGAGATGGGGACCAGTCCGATCGATTGGCGCCTTCCCTAG
- a CDS encoding WXG100 family type VII secretion target gives MATYRVDSDRLQSASAAVNTSVTSIRDATRTMYANLQDLQSVWHGSAASSFSGLIEQWRAAQQQMEQSLQNIQQAMSKASATYAQAETNAQMLFAH, from the coding sequence ATGGCAACGTATCGAGTTGACTCAGACCGGCTCCAATCGGCCAGCGCCGCCGTCAATACTTCGGTGACAAGCATCCGGGATGCGACAAGGACCATGTACGCCAATCTGCAAGACCTGCAAAGCGTCTGGCATGGCAGTGCAGCCAGTTCATTCTCGGGCCTTATCGAGCAATGGCGCGCGGCACAGCAACAAATGGAACAGTCCCTGCAAAACATCCAGCAGGCGATGAGCAAAGCATCCGCCACTTACGCACAGGCTGAAACGAATGCGCAGATGCTCTTCGCCCATTAA
- the fucO gene encoding lactaldehyde reductase produces MVYRMIFNQEAYFGRGAIKNIPEVAKTHGFHKAFIVSDPTLADSRVGTVKKVTDVLEEGGIKFEVFTNVKPNPPVECIQDGASKFKTSGADFLIGLGGGSPQDTCKGIGIIAANPEFADVLSLEGVADTKNPSIPIFGVPTTAGTASETTINYVVTDTANKRKFVAVDPHDIPVRAFVDPDLTDGMPRGLKVATGLDALTHAIEGFVTPGAWALSDALSMKTIEMIADNLEKSVAGDKEAGEGMAYASYITGMAYSNVGLGLVHGMAHPLGGRLDVAHGVANGILLATVMEYNKDYTGEKYRDIARAFHVEDAYTGDLDKVREEAVQAVRNLTVNLGNPTKISEVGATEADLKPLAHDAFRDVCTPGNPRQATEEDILGLYTSLM; encoded by the coding sequence ATGGTTTATCGCATGATTTTCAACCAAGAAGCTTATTTTGGTCGTGGCGCGATCAAGAACATCCCCGAGGTGGCCAAGACCCATGGATTCCATAAGGCGTTCATCGTGTCCGACCCCACCCTCGCCGACTCTAGGGTGGGGACGGTCAAGAAGGTCACCGACGTCTTGGAAGAGGGAGGGATCAAGTTCGAGGTTTTCACGAACGTGAAGCCGAACCCTCCTGTGGAGTGTATCCAAGACGGGGCGTCTAAATTCAAGACCTCAGGGGCCGACTTCCTGATTGGCTTGGGAGGAGGCTCCCCTCAGGATACCTGCAAGGGAATCGGCATCATCGCCGCAAACCCTGAGTTCGCCGATGTCTTGTCTTTGGAAGGCGTCGCTGACACGAAGAATCCCTCGATCCCGATTTTCGGCGTCCCCACCACAGCCGGCACGGCTTCGGAGACGACCATCAACTATGTGGTGACGGATACCGCGAATAAGCGTAAATTCGTCGCTGTGGATCCGCATGATATCCCGGTGCGCGCTTTCGTCGATCCGGATTTGACCGACGGCATGCCTCGAGGACTGAAGGTGGCCACAGGCCTGGACGCTCTCACCCATGCCATCGAAGGCTTCGTCACTCCCGGGGCTTGGGCTTTGTCCGACGCCCTGTCGATGAAGACCATCGAAATGATCGCCGATAATTTGGAGAAATCCGTCGCAGGCGATAAGGAGGCGGGCGAGGGTATGGCCTATGCTTCCTATATCACCGGCATGGCTTATTCGAACGTCGGTCTTGGACTCGTTCATGGCATGGCCCATCCTTTGGGCGGCCGTTTAGACGTGGCGCATGGAGTGGCCAATGGTATCCTGCTGGCTACCGTGATGGAATACAATAAGGATTACACGGGGGAGAAGTATCGCGATATCGCTCGCGCCTTCCATGTTGAGGACGCTTATACCGGCGACTTGGATAAGGTTCGCGAAGAGGCCGTTCAGGCCGTTCGCAATTTGACCGTCAATCTTGGCAATCCTACCAAGATTTCCGAAGTCGGCGCTACGGAGGCGGATTTGAAACCCTTGGCTCATGACGCCTTCCGGGATGTTTGCACCCCGGGCAATCCACGCCAAGCGACGGAAGAGGATATCCTCGGTCTTTATACATCCTTGATGTAG
- a CDS encoding vWA domain-containing protein gives MNLILHPLFGWVVSSLIALVLIGLAIFEIVSYIRDFRDVRGQERSRSDQAQDGKPESAQARFTDATVGSIIRRSLLCLLLAATVMTPSLRSQVTTRAVNATDVFIAVDTTGSMAVRDANYASPDTISRLEAASKAVKDIVRLYPDASFSAIHFDSTSNADLPLTPDSHAITQWADTLRTEPTAISQGSGLDTPLNTLITSMKSTLAAHPHDTIILYYISDGETTNGQVRSTFSVLRKYVTTGEVIGVGSRQGGKIPNTKLGLTVKDLASQNETNSWVKDPATKQDGLSSLNEANLKAIADEISGTYMHTGTTKKISLADIKQKSGRFRIQPVTRKYKHPIPLIWPLVIAFFLIFAWEAGAWIVTSRRLL, from the coding sequence ATGAATCTCATCCTTCATCCTCTCTTCGGGTGGGTGGTCTCCTCCCTCATAGCGCTGGTTCTGATCGGTTTGGCTATTTTCGAAATCGTCTCTTACATCCGCGATTTCCGCGATGTCCGAGGTCAAGAGCGAAGTCGATCCGATCAAGCGCAAGACGGGAAACCCGAATCCGCCCAAGCACGGTTCACGGACGCGACGGTCGGTTCCATCATCCGACGCAGCCTTCTTTGCCTCCTGCTCGCAGCCACGGTCATGACGCCCAGTCTGAGAAGCCAAGTGACGACCCGAGCCGTCAACGCCACCGATGTCTTCATCGCGGTCGATACCACCGGCTCCATGGCCGTCCGCGACGCGAACTACGCCAGTCCTGACACCATCTCACGTCTGGAAGCTGCCAGTAAGGCCGTCAAAGACATCGTCCGCCTCTACCCTGACGCCAGCTTCAGCGCCATTCATTTCGACAGCACCAGCAACGCCGATCTGCCTTTGACCCCGGACTCCCATGCCATCACGCAATGGGCTGATACCCTGCGCACCGAGCCGACGGCGATTTCCCAAGGATCCGGCCTGGACACCCCTTTGAACACCTTGATCACTTCGATGAAGTCCACTCTGGCTGCCCATCCTCATGACACCATCATCCTCTATTACATCTCAGACGGGGAGACGACCAACGGCCAGGTCCGCAGCACTTTCTCGGTCTTACGCAAATACGTGACCACCGGCGAAGTGATTGGCGTCGGCTCCCGGCAAGGCGGAAAAATCCCGAATACGAAACTGGGGCTGACGGTCAAAGACCTGGCCTCCCAGAACGAAACCAACTCATGGGTGAAGGATCCAGCAACCAAGCAAGATGGCCTCTCCAGCCTGAACGAGGCGAATCTCAAAGCCATAGCCGATGAGATCTCCGGGACCTACATGCATACGGGGACGACCAAAAAAATCAGTTTAGCAGATATCAAGCAAAAATCCGGCAGATTCCGGATCCAACCAGTCACCCGAAAATATAAACACCCGATCCCCCTGATTTGGCCCCTGGTCATCGCCTTCTTCCTGATTTTCGCTTGGGAAGCCGGGGCCTGGATCGTCACATCAAGGAGGCTGCTATGA
- the groL gene encoding chaperonin GroEL (60 kDa chaperone family; promotes refolding of misfolded polypeptides especially under stressful conditions; forms two stacked rings of heptamers to form a barrel-shaped 14mer; ends can be capped by GroES; misfolded proteins enter the barrel where they are refolded when GroES binds) has product MAKIIKYDEEARQGMLEGLDELANTVKVTLGPKGRNVVLDKSYGAPTITNDGVSIAKEIDLEDPYQRIGAELVKEVAKKTDDVAGDGTTTATVLAQALVHEGLKNVTSGSNPIALRRGIEKASQTIVKNLLENAKPVETKDQIAATATISAGDPEVGEKIAEALDKVGQDGVVTVEDNNKFGLDLDFTEGMRFDKGYISPYFVTNADDQTAVLEDPYILLTSGKVSSQQDIVHIADLVIKSGKPLLIVAEDVDGEALPTLVLNKIRGTFNTVAVKAPGFGDRRKAMLQDMAILTGAQVVSDELGLKLDSIDDTVLGHAAKVIVSKDETTIVSGAGSKEDIAARVAQIRSEIEASDSDYDREKLQERLAKLAGGVAVIKVGAATEVEAKERKHRIEDAVRNAKAAIEEGLLPGGGVALVQAAGEAEKSVKLDGDEATGADIVFRAIEAPLKQIAENAGLSGEVVIDKVRTLPAGSGLNAATGEYEDLMKAGVTDPVKVTRSALQNAASIAGLFLTTEAVVANKPEPPAPAAAQPDMGY; this is encoded by the coding sequence ATGGCAAAGATTATCAAGTATGACGAGGAAGCCCGCCAAGGCATGTTGGAAGGCTTGGATGAGCTCGCCAACACCGTGAAAGTGACGCTGGGACCCAAGGGGCGTAATGTCGTTCTGGACAAGTCCTATGGCGCTCCCACCATCACCAACGATGGCGTTTCCATCGCCAAGGAGATCGATCTGGAGGATCCCTACCAGCGTATCGGCGCCGAGCTGGTGAAGGAGGTCGCCAAGAAGACCGATGACGTTGCCGGCGACGGCACCACCACCGCAACCGTTCTGGCCCAGGCTCTGGTTCATGAAGGTTTGAAGAACGTGACCTCTGGCTCGAACCCCATCGCTTTGCGTCGCGGAATTGAAAAGGCCTCCCAGACCATCGTCAAGAATCTGCTGGAGAACGCCAAGCCTGTCGAGACCAAAGACCAGATTGCGGCTACTGCGACCATCTCGGCCGGAGATCCCGAAGTCGGCGAAAAAATCGCCGAGGCCTTGGACAAGGTTGGCCAGGATGGCGTTGTCACCGTTGAGGACAACAATAAATTCGGCCTGGATCTCGATTTCACGGAAGGCATGCGCTTCGACAAGGGGTATATTTCCCCCTATTTCGTCACCAACGCCGACGATCAGACCGCGGTTTTGGAGGATCCTTACATCTTGCTGACCTCCGGCAAGGTTTCCAGTCAGCAGGACATCGTTCACATCGCCGACTTGGTCATCAAATCCGGCAAGCCCTTGCTGATCGTCGCTGAGGATGTCGACGGGGAGGCCCTGCCTACCTTGGTCCTCAACAAGATCCGTGGAACTTTCAACACGGTCGCTGTGAAGGCCCCCGGCTTCGGCGATCGTCGTAAGGCTATGCTGCAGGATATGGCGATCCTCACCGGTGCCCAAGTAGTGTCCGATGAGCTCGGTCTCAAGCTGGATTCGATTGATGACACCGTGCTCGGTCATGCTGCGAAGGTTATCGTCTCCAAGGACGAGACCACCATTGTATCGGGCGCTGGTTCGAAGGAAGATATCGCCGCTCGCGTCGCCCAGATTCGTTCCGAGATCGAAGCTTCTGATTCCGATTACGATCGCGAGAAGCTCCAGGAGCGTTTGGCCAAGCTCGCCGGTGGTGTCGCCGTCATCAAGGTTGGCGCTGCTACCGAAGTCGAAGCCAAGGAACGCAAGCATCGTATCGAGGATGCAGTCCGTAACGCAAAAGCCGCCATTGAGGAAGGATTGCTTCCTGGTGGTGGTGTCGCCTTGGTGCAGGCAGCCGGCGAGGCTGAAAAGAGCGTCAAGCTGGATGGCGATGAGGCTACGGGAGCCGATATCGTCTTCCGCGCCATCGAAGCCCCGCTCAAGCAAATCGCTGAAAACGCAGGCTTGTCTGGCGAAGTGGTGATTGACAAAGTTCGGACCCTTCCTGCTGGTTCTGGTCTGAATGCCGCTACCGGTGAGTACGAAGACCTGATGAAGGCCGGCGTGACCGACCCTGTGAAGGTGACTCGTTCCGCTCTGCAGAATGCCGCTTCCATCGCCGGGCTTTTCCTGACCACTGAAGCTGTGGTGGCGAACAAGCCAGAGCCTCCGGCCCCTGCCGCGGCTCAGCCTGATATGGGGTACTAA
- a CDS encoding LytR C-terminal domain-containing protein, translating into MASDNRDKASIEDEFTQAAGTPGGAHRGRKSLGVRLRPYLIVLVIAICLALLLWAWLSGAIGGARTPSTAKSATTSVTQSAKKSTDSQATQTKETPGSKASPSTAKSSSPSSDQSSSSSTAVRKDTQIIVYNGGFTAGLAGKNRDILTQAGFTNVSANNPNDRSTLPERATVWYRGEENKATAEEVAKTLGISNVEEATGIAAPVVAVVK; encoded by the coding sequence ATGGCATCCGACAATCGCGATAAGGCATCCATCGAGGATGAATTCACGCAAGCCGCTGGTACGCCCGGTGGAGCCCACAGAGGACGCAAGAGCCTGGGAGTGCGGCTGCGTCCCTATCTCATCGTGCTCGTCATAGCCATCTGTCTGGCCCTGCTCCTGTGGGCCTGGTTGTCCGGCGCCATAGGAGGCGCCCGTACCCCCTCCACCGCTAAATCCGCGACCACTTCCGTCACTCAATCGGCGAAGAAGTCCACGGATTCGCAAGCGACCCAAACGAAGGAAACGCCAGGGAGTAAGGCGTCCCCATCCACCGCCAAGTCATCCAGCCCCTCCTCGGATCAGAGCTCGTCCTCCAGCACAGCCGTTCGCAAGGATACGCAGATCATCGTCTACAATGGCGGGTTCACCGCTGGGCTGGCTGGCAAGAACAGGGACATCCTTACCCAGGCAGGCTTCACCAATGTCTCTGCGAACAATCCGAATGACCGCAGCACCCTCCCTGAGCGGGCGACCGTTTGGTACCGTGGCGAAGAGAATAAGGCGACGGCTGAGGAAGTCGCCAAGACCTTGGGAATCTCCAATGTCGAGGAGGCTACAGGGATCGCGGCTCCCGTCGTCGCAGTCGTGAAGTGA
- a CDS encoding vWA domain-containing protein produces the protein MSTGFSLRWPLLAFLSAIGLLLLVVFVRLWAAHKYPHRPVTDMTRLRAQEDSQEDAQEEAQEKTQGETPTSTKTGSPSNTQSAIGRVKRQNRIDAYSWTVSDDLKPEKASARFHLYQTLTRWAGIALIVLGILVSFLMGRPSRIDKEANTGSQRDIVLCLDVSGSTLAYDRQIIAAYLTLVDQLQGERIGLSIFDSTSKTVFPLTDDYTVVKSQLENAFRILKKVSSADFNKMSDAEYKKIQDWLEGTKNIANTSSLIGDGLVSCALQLPQFSVNANGTPGKASAAARARAARAGSIILATDNIQSGKGVYSLDEAMRLTRSSDIAVDGLYIGPASKSGSVEATSMRRLVSNGDGVYIDMNKTTDLNAVVRAIEKTNSGLSQTSKQTDLVDSPGLWVALLMLILFIYLALARRLRR, from the coding sequence ATGAGCACCGGATTCTCTCTACGCTGGCCGCTTTTGGCCTTTCTTTCCGCCATCGGCCTGCTCCTCCTGGTCGTCTTCGTCAGACTTTGGGCCGCCCACAAATATCCTCATCGCCCTGTGACGGATATGACACGGCTTCGCGCTCAGGAAGATTCCCAAGAAGATGCTCAGGAGGAAGCTCAGGAAAAAACCCAAGGGGAGACGCCGACTTCCACAAAAACCGGAAGCCCTTCCAACACTCAGTCTGCCATAGGCCGGGTCAAGCGGCAGAACCGCATTGACGCTTACAGCTGGACCGTCAGCGATGACCTCAAACCGGAGAAGGCCTCCGCCCGTTTTCACCTCTATCAGACCCTGACCCGATGGGCCGGAATCGCCCTCATCGTCTTGGGAATCCTTGTCTCCTTCCTGATGGGCCGCCCCTCCCGCATCGATAAAGAAGCCAATACAGGCAGCCAACGTGATATCGTCCTTTGCCTTGACGTTTCGGGATCAACCCTGGCTTATGACCGTCAAATCATCGCCGCCTACCTCACCTTGGTCGATCAATTGCAGGGGGAACGGATCGGATTGAGCATCTTCGATTCCACATCCAAGACGGTCTTCCCCCTCACCGATGACTACACCGTCGTCAAAAGCCAGTTGGAAAACGCCTTCCGGATCCTCAAGAAGGTCTCGTCCGCCGATTTCAACAAGATGTCCGACGCCGAATACAAGAAAATCCAGGATTGGCTCGAAGGCACGAAAAACATAGCCAACACCTCCTCTTTGATCGGAGACGGACTGGTTTCCTGCGCCTTGCAGCTTCCCCAATTCTCCGTGAACGCCAACGGCACCCCGGGGAAGGCGTCGGCGGCCGCACGCGCCCGAGCGGCCAGGGCCGGATCCATCATCCTGGCCACCGACAACATCCAAAGCGGCAAAGGGGTCTATTCCTTGGATGAAGCCATGCGCCTCACTCGCTCCTCCGACATAGCGGTGGACGGGCTCTATATCGGTCCCGCATCCAAGAGCGGTTCGGTGGAGGCGACCTCCATGCGCCGTTTGGTCTCCAACGGTGACGGCGTCTACATCGATATGAATAAAACGACCGACCTGAACGCCGTCGTCAGGGCCATTGAGAAGACCAATTCCGGCCTGTCCCAGACAAGCAAACAAACCGATTTGGTCGACAGTCCAGGTTTGTGGGTCGCCCTGCTGATGCTCATCTTGTTCATTTACCTTGCCCTCGCTAGGAGGTTACGCCGATGA
- a CDS encoding ATP-binding cassette domain-containing protein, protein MEDNVLEDDGLKNPESADEKDPGDSFRPPSATIVSQLKSIVRSCGWSLSQSWQNAPLALVSMAIVSVVIGAVPGLETYVVGRLTGSLISRQDGRGLFWAFMTGLLVAMSLGSSLFLQSANMFLRDRLTGAGYRMVNNAIAEVNPARLTGERIAERARQAREAISMGSVTAQPGVVASLASAIVSCVSLMIPIWHISPLSAILVILCLFPIAFAAMVEAKAEVRIWPLIVKGNRRAEYCENQITFEQQAHELAQLQGRQYVAELANRKRKDSMEKYLLLDRIFFFGILGACLVEAFLVVGTLLSLIDSKAGAAVVSGVLIGVITGMISMSNLGYYLGSMAKDSVSIEAFIDFLKIANEPRQMKDMEEDTAEAPSYRPGKEWGLSNMVQVKPRLDDDRLKGQSPDGLLPALRVSGLKVTYPEKDHPAVEGVNIEARLGETIALVGRNGAGKTTTLQSILGVVPAESGKVLLDGFDMTSHDFSDRIRHFAVMPQEYNRFEFTVRDNLQLGMEAGSVADDRIWDALRAVGEDKVIRALPQGLDTQLGAEWGGVGLSGGEWQRLALARMLLRPAPIRILDEPTSNVDSQSEEVIYSTLAHDSRAHATVLVSHRAWTLQKVDRIYVFKEGHVVETGTYQELIRPGTYFSQLFNYQLKAGE, encoded by the coding sequence TTGGAAGATAACGTATTGGAGGATGACGGTTTGAAGAATCCGGAATCCGCGGATGAGAAAGACCCGGGCGATTCCTTTAGGCCGCCTTCTGCGACAATTGTCAGTCAGTTAAAGTCAATTGTCCGCAGCTGTGGGTGGAGCCTTTCTCAGAGTTGGCAGAACGCTCCTTTGGCCTTGGTCAGCATGGCCATCGTCTCCGTGGTCATTGGCGCTGTCCCAGGATTGGAAACATATGTCGTTGGCCGGCTGACGGGATCTCTGATAAGCCGTCAAGACGGGCGAGGCCTTTTCTGGGCTTTCATGACCGGTCTCCTGGTCGCTATGAGTCTGGGATCAAGCCTTTTTCTCCAGTCAGCCAACATGTTCTTACGGGATCGTCTGACCGGCGCTGGCTACCGTATGGTGAACAATGCCATCGCTGAGGTGAATCCAGCCCGTCTGACAGGGGAAAGGATCGCGGAACGCGCTCGGCAGGCTCGTGAGGCGATTTCGATGGGATCCGTTACGGCCCAACCCGGTGTCGTCGCCTCGCTGGCTTCAGCCATTGTTTCATGCGTTTCCTTGATGATCCCCATCTGGCATATCAGCCCGCTTTCGGCCATATTGGTGATTCTTTGCCTTTTTCCCATCGCTTTCGCCGCCATGGTGGAGGCGAAGGCGGAAGTGCGCATCTGGCCGTTGATCGTCAAAGGTAACCGAAGAGCGGAGTATTGCGAAAACCAAATCACTTTCGAACAACAGGCTCATGAACTCGCCCAGTTGCAGGGCAGGCAGTACGTCGCCGAGCTGGCGAATCGCAAGAGGAAGGATTCGATGGAGAAATATCTGCTTTTGGACCGGATTTTCTTTTTCGGAATCCTCGGGGCTTGCTTGGTTGAAGCTTTCCTGGTCGTGGGTACCCTGCTTTCCCTCATCGATTCGAAGGCCGGGGCAGCCGTCGTCTCCGGTGTTCTGATCGGCGTGATCACTGGCATGATCAGTATGTCCAATCTGGGGTACTATTTGGGGAGCATGGCCAAAGACTCCGTATCCATCGAGGCCTTTATCGATTTCTTGAAAATCGCGAATGAGCCTAGGCAAATGAAGGATATGGAAGAGGACACGGCCGAAGCTCCTTCCTACAGGCCAGGAAAGGAATGGGGCCTTTCCAACATGGTCCAAGTCAAGCCTCGACTCGACGATGACCGATTGAAGGGGCAAAGCCCTGATGGACTCCTTCCGGCTTTGCGGGTCTCCGGTTTGAAGGTGACTTATCCTGAGAAGGATCATCCGGCGGTGGAAGGTGTGAACATCGAAGCTCGCCTCGGTGAGACCATCGCCTTGGTGGGGCGCAATGGCGCCGGAAAGACGACGACTCTGCAGTCAATCTTAGGCGTCGTGCCGGCAGAATCAGGGAAAGTGCTTCTCGATGGGTTCGACATGACCTCCCACGATTTCTCTGACCGAATTCGGCATTTCGCCGTCATGCCTCAGGAATACAACAGGTTCGAATTCACCGTCCGGGACAACCTCCAGCTTGGGATGGAAGCGGGCAGCGTCGCGGACGACCGCATCTGGGATGCGCTCAGAGCCGTTGGAGAGGACAAAGTCATCCGCGCTCTACCTCAAGGATTGGATACACAGTTGGGGGCAGAATGGGGAGGAGTCGGCCTATCAGGTGGTGAATGGCAAAGGCTGGCGCTTGCCCGCATGCTTTTGAGACCGGCTCCGATCCGTATTCTTGACGAGCCGACGAGCAATGTGGACTCCCAGTCGGAAGAGGTCATTTATTCGACGCTGGCGCACGACTCACGCGCGCATGCGACCGTCTTGGTCTCTCATCGGGCTTGGACCTTGCAGAAGGTCGACCGGATTTATGTCTTCAAAGAAGGTCATGTGGTGGAAACGGGGACTTATCAGGAGCTGATCCGTCCGGGCACGTATTTCTCGCAGCTTTTCAATTACCAGTTGAAGGCCGGCGAGTAA
- a CDS encoding DUF58 domain-containing protein — translation MVIQIERRQDEPLTGDQIRRKIEALGGRLSLPTVKRALGMLEGEHRSIRRGTGYEFLDLRPYSSGDEARSIDWKASARAGRPMIADKEQNVTSRVWMLLDTGAEMLGTCDSGETQLEVALNSLRMFATLSLRRGDELSVVLGDSAQITRIPLTGGYLAFDALTDQIANRQLTKSRDLVSLLDYAKRIHDRHSLLIIATASTAWTQKTIDSLAILSQTHPLIVSTVETLNPFSTSARFRHVIDATSSRRIPAFMRTAQMESEVQERREFTAKLLEQRLAKAGAALLHGGSSQTMFDQFITHIASALTRAGNMNVLAASALPSLPSTPAPPKAKEERRHRQTRPRNQGRKEPSSL, via the coding sequence ATGGTCATACAAATAGAGCGGAGACAAGACGAGCCTCTCACCGGAGACCAGATTCGCCGCAAGATCGAAGCCCTCGGTGGACGACTCAGCCTGCCGACGGTCAAGAGGGCTTTGGGAATGCTCGAGGGCGAACATCGGTCGATCCGTCGGGGGACCGGCTATGAATTCTTGGATTTACGCCCCTATAGTTCCGGGGATGAAGCCCGTTCCATCGATTGGAAAGCCAGCGCCCGCGCCGGCAGACCCATGATCGCCGACAAAGAGCAGAACGTCACCAGTAGGGTGTGGATGCTCTTGGACACAGGGGCGGAGATGCTGGGCACCTGCGACAGTGGCGAGACTCAGCTGGAAGTGGCTTTGAACTCTTTGCGTATGTTCGCCACCCTCTCCCTGCGGCGGGGCGATGAGCTTTCCGTGGTCCTCGGTGATTCAGCCCAAATCACGCGTATCCCTCTGACTGGTGGGTATCTGGCTTTCGACGCCCTCACCGACCAAATCGCCAACCGTCAACTGACCAAATCCCGTGACTTGGTTTCGCTGCTCGACTATGCCAAAAGAATCCATGACCGTCACTCTCTGCTCATCATCGCCACGGCCAGCACCGCTTGGACGCAGAAGACGATTGATAGCTTGGCCATCCTCTCGCAAACGCATCCGCTTATCGTTTCGACCGTCGAGACTTTGAATCCCTTCTCGACTTCAGCCCGCTTCCGTCATGTCATCGACGCCACCTCCAGTCGGCGGATTCCCGCTTTCATGCGGACTGCGCAGATGGAATCCGAGGTCCAGGAGAGAAGGGAATTCACGGCCAAGCTCTTGGAACAACGTCTGGCGAAGGCGGGGGCGGCCCTTCTGCATGGCGGTTCCAGTCAGACGATGTTCGACCAATTCATCACCCATATAGCGTCGGCTTTGACCAGGGCTGGAAACATGAATGTTCTCGCCGCCTCCGCCCTCCCCTCTCTCCCCTCCACGCCAGCCCCGCCAAAGGCGAAGGAGGAAAGAAGACATAGGCAGACCCGGCCCCGAAATCAGGGGCGGAAGGAGCCCTCATCCTTATGA
- a CDS encoding flavin reductase — translation MGDSATMETMLVEYGTQKLYYGFPVFILGYEDDKHGMNITTCTSSYSLRNTVSVGMLSTSNAAHQMKESGRFSMNVIDEGMMAVAEFAGIKRGGTNKAGRPGTDKLQESGVDFQAMEGLPVLSRARIVLLCDVVEVHEFDQVTHFTASISKRLIDDSLLDEKGHFIYRDFNPVIYEGDTRRRMYRFIENGEEGHEDILPFGSYARAARGRKGENQED, via the coding sequence ATGGGGGATTCCGCTACTATGGAGACCATGTTGGTTGAATACGGTACGCAGAAGTTGTATTACGGTTTTCCCGTTTTCATCCTCGGATATGAAGATGATAAACATGGGATGAACATCACGACCTGCACTTCCTCTTATTCTTTGCGCAATACGGTCAGTGTCGGAATGCTTTCGACCTCGAACGCCGCCCATCAAATGAAAGAATCCGGACGGTTCTCGATGAACGTCATCGACGAAGGCATGATGGCCGTCGCTGAATTCGCAGGAATAAAGCGCGGCGGAACCAATAAGGCGGGTAGACCGGGAACGGATAAGCTGCAAGAATCCGGAGTCGACTTCCAGGCCATGGAAGGCTTGCCAGTCCTTTCCCGCGCCCGCATCGTACTCTTGTGCGATGTCGTGGAGGTCCACGAATTCGATCAGGTGACCCATTTCACCGCATCGATTTCGAAAAGGTTGATTGATGATTCATTGCTCGACGAAAAAGGGCATTTCATTTACCGCGATTTTAACCCCGTGATTTACGAGGGTGACACCCGTCGTCGCATGTATCGGTTCATTGAGAATGGGGAAGAGGGACACGAGGATATCCTTCCTTTCGGCTCGTACGCCCGCGCCGCTCGGGGAAGGAAAGGCGAAAACCAGGAAGACTGA